tACAACTACATATTTACGATGTGTGGAAGGCGGTTTACCATGCCTTCTTCTCCTCGCTTACTTTCTCGTTATGTTACTTTCCCACCAATCGACTACAAACTTGCCCCATCTTGCTACTAAATGCTGGtgatagtttttttttccatctaTCCCCTTTCTATCCCTTTTGACGCTACCCCTTCGCTCGTGAAATATCACGGTGCACGACTCGCCCGCCCGAGAACgaaaactgaaaagaacaaacaaATCGTGTCAGGTCCATTCCTCTCTATTCTTGTAGTCGAGTTTTACTGTGGAATTCGTGGTCTCGGAAATCAGCACTATTCCGCTATTGCAGGtgtaaaaatattagaACAAGGCATACTTCTACGATAGACACTTTACCCACACacattttcctttgttCCCGTTTGCTCTCCCCAATTgaacaataagaaaaatggtcAAACTTGCTGAGTTTTCTCGAACGGCCACGTTCACGTGGTCACATGATAAAATCCCATTGTTGGTTTCTGGTACTGTGTCCGGTACGGTGGATGCTAATTTCTCCACTGATTCGTCGCTAGAGTTGTGGTCTCTGCTGGCCACTGATTCGGAGAAGCCGTTGGCTTCTTTGCAGGTGGATTCtaaattcaatgatttgGATTGGTCTCATAACAACGAGATCATTGCCGGTGCTCTGGATAATGGTACTTTGGAGCTGTACTCCACTAATGAAGCAAACGACACCATCAGTTCCACGGCCAAATTCGGCAGCCATTCCTCCTCAGTGAAGACGGTAAAGTTCAACGCAAGGCAAGACAACGTTCTAGCCTCTGGTGGCAATAATGGTGAGATTTTCATCTGGGACATGAATAAATGCACCGAATCGCCCTCTACCTACACTCCGTTGACTCCAGGCCAGTCGATGTCGTCCGTTGACGAGGTCAATTCCCTGGCATGGAACCAATCTTTGGCCCATGTCTTTGCATCTGCCGGATCGTCCAATTTCGCATCTATTTGGGACTTGAAGGCTAAGAAGGAGGTTATTCACCTGAGTTACACCTCACCCAGCTCAGGCATCAAGCAACAACTGTCCGTTGTCGAATGGCACCCAAAGAACTCTACAAGAGTGGCAACCGCTACTGGCAGTGATAACGATCCGTCCATCCTAGTCTGGGATTTGAGAAACGCAAACACGCCCATGCAGACTTTGAATCAAGGTCATCAAAAGGGCATCCTGTCTTTGGATTGGTGCGATCAAGACGAAAACTTGTTGTTGTCCAGTGGTAGAGATAATACCGTTCTGTTATGGAACCCTGAATCGGCCGAACAACTATCTCAATTTCCAGCTCGTGGCAATTGGTGTTTCAAGACCAAGTTTGCCCCAGAGGCTCCAGACCTATTCGCCTGTGCCTCTTTCGATAATAGGATTGAAGTACAAACTTTGCAAAATCTAACGAATACCCTGGACGAACAAGAGTCTGAAACGAAGCAACAAGAATCTGAAACTGATTTCTGGAATAACGTCTCCCGCGAGGAATCAAAGGAGAAACCAATTGTTTTTCACTTACAAGCTCCATGTTGGTACGGCAAACCATCTCCAGCAGCCCATTGGGCCTTTGGCGGCAAATTGGTTCAGATTACTCCCGACGGCAAAGGTGTCTCCATCACAAATCCAAAAGTTGCGGGTTTAGAATCAAACACTACCTTAAGTGAAGCGTTAAAAACTAAGGATTTCAAACCGTTAATAAATCAAAGATTGGTCAAAGTCATTGATAACGTTAACGAGGAAGATTGGAACCTACTGGAAAAGCTATCCATGGACGGTACTGAcgagtttttgaaagaggcCCTTGCATTCGACAACGATGAATCTGATGCGCAAGATGATGCCGATGACGAGAAGAAGGACGATGGAGAAGAGTTCTTCCAACAAATTGAAACCAATTTTCAACCCGAGGGTAGCTTTACTTTGGCTGATAGCATTGAACAAACCATCTCCAAGAACTTGGTTTCCGGTAACATCAAGAGTGCtgtgaaaaattctctGGAGAACGATTTATTAATGGAGGCTATGATCATTGCATTGGACTCCGATAACGAAAGACTCAAGGAAAGTGTCAAGAATGCCTACTTCACGAAGTACGGGTCCAAATCATCTTTATCAAGAATACTATACTCCGTTTCCAAGAAGGAAGTGGACGATTTGGTTGAACATTTGGATGTCTCCCAATGGAAGTTTATCTGCAAGGCCATTCAAAACTTGTATCCAAATGATATCgcagagaaaaaagaaatgctgATTAGGTTAGGTGACAggttaaagaaaaatggtcATAGACAAGATTCTTTAACGCTATACTTGGCCGCTGGGTCATTGGATAAAGTGGCCTCGATTTGGTTGGCAGAGTTCTCAGATTTGGAagataaattgaaaaaggataatAAGACAATTTATGAGGCTCATTCTGAATGTTTAACTGAGTTCATTGAGAAATTTACCGTTTTTTCCAATTACATTGATGGCAACTCCATCATAACTAGTGAACACCTGATTTCTAAATTCCTGGAATTCATTAATTTAACTACTTCCACAGGAAACTTTGAATTGGCCACCGAATTCTTAAACACTTTACCAAGCGATA
This is a stretch of genomic DNA from Saccharomyces kudriavzevii IFO 1802 strain IFO1802 genome assembly, chromosome: 4. It encodes these proteins:
- the SEC31 gene encoding Sec31p (similar to Saccharomyces cerevisiae SEC31 (YDL195W); ancestral locus Anc_7.310), producing the protein MVKLAEFSRTATFTWSHDKIPLLVSGTVSGTVDANFSTDSSLELWSLLATDSEKPLASLQVDSKFNDLDWSHNNEIIAGALDNGTLELYSTNEANDTISSTAKFGSHSSSVKTVKFNARQDNVLASGGNNGEIFIWDMNKCTESPSTYTPLTPGQSMSSVDEVNSLAWNQSLAHVFASAGSSNFASIWDLKAKKEVIHLSYTSPSSGIKQQLSVVEWHPKNSTRVATATGSDNDPSILVWDLRNANTPMQTLNQGHQKGILSLDWCDQDENLLLSSGRDNTVLLWNPESAEQLSQFPARGNWCFKTKFAPEAPDLFACASFDNRIEVQTLQNLTNTLDEQESETKQQESETDFWNNVSREESKEKPIVFHLQAPCWYGKPSPAAHWAFGGKLVQITPDGKGVSITNPKVAGLESNTTLSEALKTKDFKPLINQRLVKVIDNVNEEDWNLLEKLSMDGTDEFLKEALAFDNDESDAQDDADDEKKDDGEEFFQQIETNFQPEGSFTLADSIEQTISKNLVSGNIKSAVKNSLENDLLMEAMIIALDSDNERLKESVKNAYFTKYGSKSSLSRILYSVSKKEVDDLVEHLDVSQWKFICKAIQNLYPNDIAEKKEMLIRLGDRLKKNGHRQDSLTLYLAAGSLDKVASIWLAEFSDLEDKLKKDNKTIYEAHSECLTEFIEKFTVFSNYIDGNSIITSEHLISKFLEFINLTTSTGNFELATEFLNTLPSDNEEVKTEKARVLIASGKSLSPENAATTTATRKAKYSNAKINKNVPALPTPGMPSTTSLPSMQVPFYGMTPGAASGALPPKPYAPTAAAGALAYPDGKYAPPHQPSMTPPFANKTNSSTRLNSFAPPPNPYATAAAPLTTSATLIPQNAFAPIQPGMPIMNDYNAQSSSIPSQLPMSAVSGQTPHLNRKANDGWNDLPLKVKEKPSRAKAVSVAPPNILSTPTPLNGIPAHAVGNMPPPPLSRAPSAASMVSPPPPHKTSRVPSLVATSESPRASFSNPYAPSQPAQQPSVGTPSVTSQASNPIQPPSSNPYAPPLQPRIATPLAGAVPPTSLPKASNPYAPTAAAQLNGSSYPQTNAYPNNHTVTSPPPIPNKGPAGPPPISMKKRGNKLASIDQKPPQAGTYPSALSSSASPLQASQPPTLASQANTSTENVSHEIPPDQQPIVDFLKEELARVAPLTPKEYSKQLKDCDKRLKILFYHLEKQDLLTQPTIDCLHDLVALMKEKKYKEAMAIHADIATIHAQEGGNWLTGVKRLIGIAEATLN